The Zea mays cultivar B73 chromosome 7, Zm-B73-REFERENCE-NAM-5.0, whole genome shotgun sequence DNA segment gcataaatagatatcatgataagaaaacataatagacattaataatctgctagcaatgggaagacaaccataacgtcatgaactgaattaaccagtgcgcacaactagttaaaaacaaacatcctttgacaagaagtttctaattaaatcatgactgcgcctaggcagcgtgagagtgaaggtggatgtgctgctacttcccactccccttgatgagtaacaagcacctgcattgagtaatgcaagagtgagatgaaacatctcagcaagcaaattgttttgacgagatatttaaaccacaaattgaattaatcaacattctaaaagaatcacaattaagatcagaaatactagtagatatagaactcagtagtcccaatataaccaataccatctcatttcctcgaacaaccataataggttgtataacacttccctgcgtcaacaatacctgcaaatatcacttcaatgtatgcataggaacacaatgtgtaggtcctctgtcttcatacctctgagggtataaaaccacatcatctacaaatatcacttcaataaatgcatatgaatgcaatgcatatgtcttctgccttcatacctctaagggtatgaagccgcatcgtacccctcctcgggcgacatacgatgctaagttgtaccagtacggtcggaccataggtcacgacaaaacttcagatacaaatgagtcatgcaatgtatatggcatgctgcatttatcaataaacttcacttccttcagatataatacaaacctcaaataatatttCATCTGCCTTCataggtgtgaattaatctcatgggtcatactccaaccataatcatcatcaatatatgatagagcatcaatataatacaatcaagtaaaacatcatcataaagttcaattatgaaagaatccaataattctgaatattagagtgtaggcgatagaaataacaggtcaaagcggtagcaaccaccgctacattcacttgccttcatcgaagaagaaaaatgtactaggcatgatccggagtgtagacacctgctgcagggcataaaacttagtacaaatatttcacaaacatttgccaacaatcaacaaatcgctcctacacttgaaaccaagaccaggtggaatgactcccaccctgaaccacatgccaaacaacaGCAgtgttgtttgttaattttgtatctttaaaattataacaatggttatatcaaacaaatactctaggagtttctacacaaaatactctacaacttcgatattcaatggataattaaattttgccagctataagttctaaaacatgttacaagataactgactgaatctgtttcagacagcagcatagttaacttcaaaattcgatatctcccaaactactcaatcaaaaattatgaaattctgctggcagtaagaacttttatctctctacaaaagtctccatagttggaagagtcaATTCAGCCAgttactagatgaaacctaccagtgaacagacccgctcatttttgtcacgcaaacaggaacagccacagtaaaacaaacataactggagtttcaaaattcatatgaatgcactctttaacaatctggaaagcttatgaaattatctacaacttcttttaccaacttaAAGTTTAATttggttgataaaattgcctaaatcttaagagaacagattctgcacagaattgtgagactgaaaaactgctataatcaaactacaataactttctgatctgatgtccgattgaggtattCTTCacagccacggaaagatctacatattatctacgactcatagagagaattttttatttttttgaggccactaagaccacggaaaactggcatgaacagaaactgccgaatctgtcattctgcagaaactaaattcgagatcaaaatctaaccccacatctaatccaacctctaatcctttaatccccatgatccatgttggaacttgctctctgctgcaaggggatccaacgggggggagtagtgacgtaaacagggttctcgcgcaagatggcaatagctctgttaacctagcctcttaagggcactgtgcgggggtatttataggtatccgagtacccagcgtctcgtgttaaggacgcatgtgccctcagacacctaggttatccccagaatattcccataaagcggggttacagactgtaattacagaggcgcctttacaaattaggtccGTAACACGCagtggccacgcagggcccgcgaCATAGGGCCGGATCacccgtgggcctccatgctggacgaggccgcacggtgggatgacctcgttgtAGGTCTTTGCCCGATGTCGTATGGAGCGAAGGATGCCTTCgcctgttgtcttgtctccgcTGGACCGATgaccacggcgaaggcctcgagcggagggtggcgtcttcgccttcgccccaacatttgccctccgagggaccagttcgactaagtcatctggtgccgaagacgtcgctagatggtggagacgctgccctcgctcgaagtggttccgcgggggtttttgacatgaccgttgattgacgccgtactgttggactgcgggtttcccgaagcgccgcgccctgtgtataaaagggggcggggggcggcgcgttttgaacttcatCCTTCcgtgctccgtgaaaaccctagctgccttttccaccgtcttgctgctcgtctgccctccttgctcctgttcgccggagatctggctcgagtgaagcaaaccgcccaccgccgccgacggtacgtagcgatgccgacctcttcttcttccgctgccgctacgccgccggccgacgcgtcgtccgaggagaccCTGAGTACTTtgccggcggaggagttgcgcgccggcgatacggtggattttggtgtgtcgcggatgtcgtcggtccgcgtgcaagatatgcagcggctgggttactttggcagCGGAGTCGCCCGTGTCccagggacggaggaagtccccgcgcCGGAAggggagttggttgtgttcgaggcgttcttcgccgccggtctccacctgcctgcgcaccgatttgttggagaagtcctgcgcagatttagcgttcagatccatcagctgactccgaatgccgtggtggcactgtcgaagtatgtctgggcgacgacttcgtacggcggacagccatcagtcgaagtcttcgcgaagtactattgcctgcactggcagaagaggatgattggggatgaagttgcccagtttgggtcctgtacatttacgccgaagaccggcaagaccacgatggaggtagtggagttggttccctgcgcccgcaacaagtggggcaattggcaagatttttggttctacgttgcggagggtaccgtcgaagaccatccggggcttcccgtgtctgagatgtgctcgcatttctactcagcatacccgccttttgaagtggcggaggaggatgcggacgaaggggcccttcggtgactATGGACCTCCCGCTCCCTCACCACCGGGGGAGGCCCATGTGTGATTCGGCCCATAGAGATGAACCCCACGTGGACAGGTGTAATAAGGGTCATATCTATAATAAAGTTTACCGTAATGACTGTTtgtaacctcccctcgtgggaatattctggggataaacaggGTACTCGAGGGTCTAAATGTCTTTGATAGGGATAGGCGGcccctcgagtacctataaatacccccatactGTGCCCAGACATGGGGAGATTAATGAAGCTTTTGGCATTCCGTGCTAAACTTTGCAAACACTCTTTCTACTTTcctgttggatcaacttgctctgGAGAGCAGGTTCCAacaattattccccacaacttgttaagcgatgaacatgtgtgagctcacccttgctgtctcacacccccccacaggagaagaaaaggtggttcaagaggagccacacaacgaggagtttgatctgatctaggtggcgtctcccagttgacttattgGTGCCAAGGAggaccttagttcgttttatatttatcttttattttataagacttccgcaatgtaataagtgcgctgatgttattgtgacatttattctatacactctgttattatatatgttgtcttctttggcgcatgtacgagatgcacccggctttgtcccttaaatctgggtgtgacaggaTCTAACTTTTATTCTTAATAACACTAATGTTAACTATTTGATCAAGATAATGATGAGTGCCATGTGAAAAGATGGGGTTGCACTTATGGTTTGCAATTCTGCAAGTAACAGCTAGAGCAGCAGCTGGTGGAGCATTTGTGTTTCAAGCATTTGTGTTAAAAACCATCGGATATCAAAATTAGCATTTgcgttttagaattttagaaatcagTATTCAGGAAAGGTAGTTTGAGATTGCATGCAACTTGTGTTAAATGCTTGGGGTTACACTTGTAGGAACCTAAAATTCTAAAATTTTCTGAACTATCTGTGACCATAGGAACTACAAAACTAAAGAACCTGAGTAGTAACATTTTTCTATAAGAATTAAGCTCTTTTTATTGTTGTAATACCAATCCTTTTGTCAGGAATTCAAGGAGAACAATCCCCCTGGATACTTGTATTGTCTTTGTTGTATTGGAATTCAAGCATGTTTTCAGTCATCTTCCACCTATGTTCGTCGGCCATGGCTGAGGACTGTGTGCTAGGGAGTTGGTGCCAATTTCGATCGGTCTGAGCTGGCAGCACGATGGCGTCGTCGCTCGCTAGCCCATGACAGGAGTGAGGCCTGCAGGGCAGCAATGGCGGCGCTCTACCTAAGCAGTAGCGGTTGTGGTGGTGTTGCAGGGCAGGGCGGTGCAGCTGCGAGGGCTCGAGGGGTGACTTGCCCGCTGCAGTGGTGGTGAGCGCTGGATTAAGCACAGTGGGAGCAGGGCAGAAAGCATGTGGAGCAGCAATGGCGCTTAGGCAGCGACCAACAGGGATGTTGGGGCATCGGTGGCATGATTTGTGCACGGTGGCATAGCAGGAGTGGAGGGCAGCGATGGCTGTATAGGCGCTGCCTGCGGTGGCAGTTGCAGCTCCTCGTTGGCGATGGGTGTGCGGCCAAGAGCTCTCGACACAGGTAGGTAGTAGTAGAGCCAGAATTGTAACCTTGGGTTTTCCCACACCTCAAATAGATATGGATATAGTTATATAGATAGATATAGCAAATTCACCAAATAATATAGaggtatagatatagatataacaaggggtatatatatagatatagatatatagaagatatagatggatagATAGATATGATAGAATAGAATAGATAACTTACAATTTTGTCTAAAAGAGACTAAATCActgctaagtttggtctttggtgaaTACTTGCCAGTGAATTGGTTTTCGCTATAGTATATATATAAGTATACACTCTTCTAGGATTATAGTATATATAAGTATACACTCTTCTAGGATCGGTCGTGAGGAGTTCCTTAACATTTCTTGCGACATGGAGTACAAAAAGAGGGTGGATGCGCTAGTGTTTTTCTCTTTACTTCTCCTAGGATACTTTGCTGCTCATGCGCATGGGAACGGTAAGTGAAAACTATACAGACATGTGTGTGCATGCTTAGATAGTGTAGACAATTTAGAAGATGTTATTATATGATACCATGTGTGTATCATGGCGAATTGCTAATATATCAAAATCCCCTATGTTAAATTACTCAAATAATTTGGACATATCTACAAATGAGTAGATCTTTTGCTAAAATAATTTGGGATGTAATTATTCTCGAGGCATTTGTTGGTAACAGAACTCTTATCCTTTACCTTCTACTAGGTCATGTCACGGATGATGTCAATGTTTCTGCTCCAGCTGAAGAAGGAATTTTGCGAGAAAAAAGAGCACAATGCGCTCAAGGGTTTCTTCCATGCAAAGATAACAAGTGCTACTGTTGCATTGGGGGCCGAACTCATGATTGCTACTATACGATGGCTCAGTGTAGTCATGCATGCTTCTAATCAAAAATTAAGATCACTGTTTTTATATACAATGTAATGGTAGGCAATGCTATTAATAATACATAAGGGAATTTTAGTTTTGGTATTAGAATTTTTCTGATTGACGAAATTTAGTCAGACCGATACTAGAGGCTTTTGAATGCGACATGCCTCATCAGGGGAAAGTGGCTCCTAAAGCCGATCTTGCACACTAGGAGCAGGGTTCTCCAAGCCAAGAAACTTCCCTCTAAGCCAAGAAACACCCCAGAAAGGGAAGGAGGTGGCCCCGAACGAGGGTGGATCAAGTGGGGCTCGCAAGAGGTCACCCGATTACAAAGACTCCTCACAAACAGCAACGACAAGGTCATTAGGACCTTTTAGGGGCACATGGCACTGATCATGATAGTTAGACTTCCTTGTTATACTTTCTTTCTTTGTCGCATCCTTACATCTATTTTATCTGCCCTATGATGTCAGCTCTTGCACATGATAGTCATGCCCGAGCATCTACTTTTGGCTCTACCTTGCAACGGGTTGAGACCCCTAC contains these protein-coding regions:
- the LOC103632056 gene encoding protein MATERNALLY EXPRESSED GENE 1 precursor, whose product is MEYKKRVDALVFFSLLLLGYFAAHAHGNGHVTDDVNVSAPAEEGILREKRAQCAQGFLPCKDNKCYCCIGGRTHDCYYTMAQCSHACF